A single window of Ctenopharyngodon idella isolate HZGC_01 chromosome 24, HZGC01, whole genome shotgun sequence DNA harbors:
- the prc1a gene encoding protein regulator of cytokinesis 1a isoform X2 has protein sequence MRKSEIHAAESVSYLNNALGELKDIWEEIGIPEDQRLQRTDAVHMHIKNLLDMMIAEEEGLKKRLMSSIEACRKEVASLCDELQVQECQEEDGLTMLQLEKDLRTQVKMMLKEKSGRQSELKCLIQQDQDLCDVLCDDLFPIHPERVPSQQQLQNYREHINARNQEKERRHAEFVEMKRQVTVLMEDLEQHPDTTFEKDAVCEDEDAFCLSLENISSLKVLLRQLESRKAESEALCVSIRSRIEELWEMLQIPVEERESLMQNTRTSTKSRLNALQAELQRLEELKKKNIERVIHTIRSEIVKFWEKCYYSPEQRQAFVPYHSDDLDEEVLFEHELELERLKQDFTEHGELYDAVSTWSSNWTLYQELEKKATDPSRFNNRGGNLLKEEKQRVDLQKSLPKLEKSLKAQIDQWEAAHCKEFRVNGQPFLQYVEDQWDQHRMEKEREKQERQMKKLKQTEEDLLYGTVIRTPTKRRIAGTPTPSKTRKLISTSSMCSSTPNTTLRSICSSPSMRPPLSSSKLGARTPARGRTPRGLERNKENISHLSGALRTMTASPHRNYSITSVASSYSEFADSESTSASSGSSQILNPMSRLEF, from the exons ATGAGGAAGAG TGAGATCCACGCTGCGGAGTCTGTCTCATATCTGAACAATGCTCTTGGTGAGCTGAAGGACATCTGGGAGGAGATCGGGATCCCAGAGGACCAGAGGCTGCAGCGCACGGACGCCGTTCACATGCACATCAAG AACCTGCTGGACATGATGATCGCAGAGGAGGAGGGGTTGAAGAAACGCTTGATGAGCAGTATTGAAGCATGCAGAAAAGAGGTGGCCAGCCTGTGTGATGAACTTCAGGTGCAGGAGTGTCAG GAGGAAGACGGTCTTACGATGCTTCAGTTGGAGAAGGATCTCCGTACGCAGGTCAAGATGATGCTGAAGGAGAAGAGTGGGCGTCAGAGCGAGCTGAAGTGTCTGATTCAGCAGGATCAAGATCTGTGTGATGTCCTGTGTGATGACCTCTTCCCTATCCACCCCGAACGAGTGCCGTCACAACAGCAGCTGCAGAACTACAGGGAACATATCAACGCCCGCAACCAGGAGAAG gaGCGTCGTCATGCCGAGTTTGTGGAAATGAAGCGTCAGGTCACAGTGTTGATGGAGGATTTGGAGCAGCATCCTGACACAACCTTTGAGAAAGACGCTGTGTGTGAGGATGAAGACGCTTTCTGCCTCTCTTTGGAAAACATCAGCTCACTTAAAGTGTTACTGCGGCAG CTGGAGAGCCGTAAAGCTGAAAGTGAAGCGCTGTGTGTGTCCATCCGTAGCCGTATTGAGGAATTGTGGGAGATGTTGCAGATTCCTgtggaagaaagagagagtcTGATGCAAAACACCCGCACTAGCACAAAGAGCAGATTGAACGCA CTGCAGGCAGAGCTTCAGCGATTGGAGGAgctgaagaagaaaaacattgaGCGTGTTATTCATACAATCCGATCAGAGATCGTCAAGTTTTGGGAGAAATGTTACTACAGCCCGGAGCAGAGACAAGCCTTCGTTCCTTATCACAGTG acGATCTGGACGAGGAGGTGTTGTTTGAACATGAGCTGGAGTTGGAACGATTAAAGCAGGATTTTACAGAACACGGTGAGCTGTATGACGCCGTTTCCACCTGGAGCAGCAACTGGACTCTCTATCAGGAGCTGGAG AAAAAAGCCACAGACCCGTCTCGCTTTAACAACAGAGGAGGAAACCTGCTGAAGGAGGAGAAACAGAGAGTCGACCTGCAGAAGAGTTTGCCGAAG ctggagaAGAGTCTGAAGGCTCAGATTGACCAGTGGGAAGCGGCGCACTGTAAGGAGTTCCGTGTGAACGGACAGCCGTTCCTGCAGTATGTGGAAGACCAGTGGGATCAACACCgtatggagaaagagagagaaaaacaggaACGG CAAATGAAGAAATTGAAGCAGACGGAGGAAGATCTGCTGTACGGCACCGTCATCAGAACCCCAACCAAGAGGAGAATCGCTGGAACCCCAACACCTAGCAAAACACGCAAG ctAATCTCCACCTCCAGCATGTGTAGCTCCACCCCCAACACGACACTCCGTTCCATATGCTCCTCCCCTTCTATGAGACCGCCCCTTTCCTCTAGCAAG TTGGGTGCGCGAACACCTGCTCGTGGCCGAACCCCTCGTGGTCTGGAGAGGAATAAGGAGAATATTTCTCATCTGAGCGGAGCTTTGCGCACAATGACCGCCAGCCCTCACAGAAACTACTCCATCACGTCCGTGGCCTCCTCCTACTCAGAGTTTGCA GATTCTGAATCCACTTCAGCGTCCAG CGGGAGCTCTCAAATTCTAAATCCAATGTCAAGACTGGAGTTCTGA
- the ubap1la gene encoding ubiquitin-associated protein 1-like isoform X1, translating into MCSLDEVPFKVALDSVEIQLGQKEPVAAPEIKIPDCAQILRDTKYSFTLEKRIMAVLGEQQRKKRKAKKAPPSVSPTCPPFWLMFSSPQQSRMVRIRSAEFWELGPRPRSLSLSAADSHRPRPLRAVQFLIADTDCEGGSDDESSSTEEDDAHCRERPQSSGSQCLRCSVRQSQRGSTPRPAPSCAPPLHKARPSSASSLKDIRKPVPPALSQTPQGSPHSSRAPRRKPVVMRNSGRRNSHTLLQPRPSSAGPLPSARPQKPASNGVRPRTSAGLQDAPADLLCALSQEERDLLEAVTQQGYTLRTAILALQRTGPKSLDQILSYLTSCDRLCRLGYEKTQVEEALEMFQNCESKASEFLFLLAQFCEMGFQQSTIKEVLLVHENHKERALEELMTRSG; encoded by the exons ATGTGTAGTCTGGATGAGGTTCCGTTTAAAGTCGCCCTGGACTCTGTGGAGATACAGTTGGGTCAGAAAGAGCCGGTCGCAGCTCCTGAAATAAAGATCCCAGACTGTGCTCAAATATTGCGTGATACAAAG TATTCATTCACTCTGGAGAAACGGATCATGGCTGTATTGGGAGAACAGCAGCGGAAGAAAAGGAAGGCCAAAAAAGCGCCCCCGAGTGTGTCCCCTACTTGCCCACCATTTTGGCTGATGTTCAGCAGCCCACAGCAGAGCCGTATGGTGCGCATCAGAAGCGCAGAATTTTGGGAACTGGGCCCACGTCCCCGCAGCTTAAGCCTCAGCGCTGCTGACTcgcataggccccgcccactgcgGGCAGTCCAGTTCCTAATCGCCGACACAGACTGCGAGGGCGGCTCAGATGACGAGAGCTCGTCTACTGAGGAGGATGATGCTCATTGCAGAGAAAGACCGCAGAGCTCCGGCTCGCAGTGCCTGCGATGTTCTGTTCGTCAGAGCCAGCGAGGCTCCACCCCTCGCCCCGCCCCTTCCTGCGCCCCTCCACTCCACAAGGCCCGACCGAGCTCCGCCTCCTCTCTAAAAGACATACGGAAGCCTGTCCCCCCTGCCCTCAGCCAGACGCCGCAGGGCAGTCCTCACAGCTCCAGAGCCCCCCGCAGGAAGCCTGTCGTAATGAGAAACAGCGGGCGGCGGAACTCACACACCCTCCTACAGCCGAGACCCTCGTCCGCAGGACCGCTACCCTCAGCCAGGCCTCAGAAACCCGCCTCAAAt GGTGTGCGCCCGCGGACGTCCGCAGGGCTGCAGGACGCTCCAGCAGACCTGCTGTGTGCTTTGAGTCAAGAAGAAAGGGATCTTCTTGAAGCCGTTACACAACAAGGATACACACTGCGCACTGCCATACTAGCACTGCAGAGGACAGGACCCAAGAGCCTTGATCAG ATTTTGAGTTACCTGACTTCATGTGATCGTCTCTGTCGGCTGGGTTACGAGAAGACTCAGGTGGAAGAAGCTTTGGAGATGTTCCAGAACTGTGAGAGCAAA gCTTCAGAGTTCCTGTTTCTGCTGGCTCAGTTCTGTGAGATGGGTTTCCAGCAGAGCACCATTAAAGAAGTTTTACTGGTGCACGAGAACCATAAAGAGAGAGCCCTGGAGGAGCTTATGACCCGGAGCGGCTGA
- the prc1a gene encoding protein regulator of cytokinesis 1a isoform X1, producing MRKSEIHAAESVSYLNNALGELKDIWEEIGIPEDQRLQRTDAVHMHIKNLLDMMIAEEEGLKKRLMSSIEACRKEVASLCDELQVQECQEEDGLTMLQLEKDLRTQVKMMLKEKSGRQSELKCLIQQDQDLCDVLCDDLFPIHPERVPSQQQLQNYREHINARNQEKERRHAEFVEMKRQVTVLMEDLEQHPDTTFEKDAVCEDEDAFCLSLENISSLKVLLRQLESRKAESEALCVSIRSRIEELWEMLQIPVEERESLMQNTRTSTKSRLNALQAELQRLEELKKKNIERVIHTIRSEIVKFWEKCYYSPEQRQAFVPYHSDDLDEEVLFEHELELERLKQDFTEHGELYDAVSTWSSNWTLYQELEKKATDPSRFNNRGGNLLKEEKQRVDLQKSLPKLEKSLKAQIDQWEAAHCKEFRVNGQPFLQYVEDQWDQHRMEKEREKQERQMKKLKQTEEDLLYGTVIRTPTKRRIAGTPTPSKTRKLISTSSMCSSTPNTTLRSICSSPSMRPPLSSSKLGARTPARGRTPRGLERNKENISHLSGALRTMTASPHRNYSITSVASSYSEFAKDSESTSASSGSSQILNPMSRLEF from the exons ATGAGGAAGAG TGAGATCCACGCTGCGGAGTCTGTCTCATATCTGAACAATGCTCTTGGTGAGCTGAAGGACATCTGGGAGGAGATCGGGATCCCAGAGGACCAGAGGCTGCAGCGCACGGACGCCGTTCACATGCACATCAAG AACCTGCTGGACATGATGATCGCAGAGGAGGAGGGGTTGAAGAAACGCTTGATGAGCAGTATTGAAGCATGCAGAAAAGAGGTGGCCAGCCTGTGTGATGAACTTCAGGTGCAGGAGTGTCAG GAGGAAGACGGTCTTACGATGCTTCAGTTGGAGAAGGATCTCCGTACGCAGGTCAAGATGATGCTGAAGGAGAAGAGTGGGCGTCAGAGCGAGCTGAAGTGTCTGATTCAGCAGGATCAAGATCTGTGTGATGTCCTGTGTGATGACCTCTTCCCTATCCACCCCGAACGAGTGCCGTCACAACAGCAGCTGCAGAACTACAGGGAACATATCAACGCCCGCAACCAGGAGAAG gaGCGTCGTCATGCCGAGTTTGTGGAAATGAAGCGTCAGGTCACAGTGTTGATGGAGGATTTGGAGCAGCATCCTGACACAACCTTTGAGAAAGACGCTGTGTGTGAGGATGAAGACGCTTTCTGCCTCTCTTTGGAAAACATCAGCTCACTTAAAGTGTTACTGCGGCAG CTGGAGAGCCGTAAAGCTGAAAGTGAAGCGCTGTGTGTGTCCATCCGTAGCCGTATTGAGGAATTGTGGGAGATGTTGCAGATTCCTgtggaagaaagagagagtcTGATGCAAAACACCCGCACTAGCACAAAGAGCAGATTGAACGCA CTGCAGGCAGAGCTTCAGCGATTGGAGGAgctgaagaagaaaaacattgaGCGTGTTATTCATACAATCCGATCAGAGATCGTCAAGTTTTGGGAGAAATGTTACTACAGCCCGGAGCAGAGACAAGCCTTCGTTCCTTATCACAGTG acGATCTGGACGAGGAGGTGTTGTTTGAACATGAGCTGGAGTTGGAACGATTAAAGCAGGATTTTACAGAACACGGTGAGCTGTATGACGCCGTTTCCACCTGGAGCAGCAACTGGACTCTCTATCAGGAGCTGGAG AAAAAAGCCACAGACCCGTCTCGCTTTAACAACAGAGGAGGAAACCTGCTGAAGGAGGAGAAACAGAGAGTCGACCTGCAGAAGAGTTTGCCGAAG ctggagaAGAGTCTGAAGGCTCAGATTGACCAGTGGGAAGCGGCGCACTGTAAGGAGTTCCGTGTGAACGGACAGCCGTTCCTGCAGTATGTGGAAGACCAGTGGGATCAACACCgtatggagaaagagagagaaaaacaggaACGG CAAATGAAGAAATTGAAGCAGACGGAGGAAGATCTGCTGTACGGCACCGTCATCAGAACCCCAACCAAGAGGAGAATCGCTGGAACCCCAACACCTAGCAAAACACGCAAG ctAATCTCCACCTCCAGCATGTGTAGCTCCACCCCCAACACGACACTCCGTTCCATATGCTCCTCCCCTTCTATGAGACCGCCCCTTTCCTCTAGCAAG TTGGGTGCGCGAACACCTGCTCGTGGCCGAACCCCTCGTGGTCTGGAGAGGAATAAGGAGAATATTTCTCATCTGAGCGGAGCTTTGCGCACAATGACCGCCAGCCCTCACAGAAACTACTCCATCACGTCCGTGGCCTCCTCCTACTCAGAGTTTGCA AAGGATTCTGAATCCACTTCAGCGTCCAG CGGGAGCTCTCAAATTCTAAATCCAATGTCAAGACTGGAGTTCTGA
- the prc1a gene encoding protein regulator of cytokinesis 1a isoform X3 yields MRKSEIHAAESVSYLNNALGELKDIWEEIGIPEDQRLQRTDAVHMHIKNLLDMMIAEEEGLKKRLMSSIEACRKEVASLCDELQVQECQEEDGLTMLQLEKDLRTQVKMMLKEKSGRQSELKCLIQQDQDLCDVLCDDLFPIHPERVPSQQQLQNYREHINARNQEKERRHAEFVEMKRQVTVLMEDLEQHPDTTFEKDAVCEDEDAFCLSLENISSLKVLLRQLESRKAESEALCVSIRSRIEELWEMLQIPVEERESLMQNTRTSTKSRLNALQAELQRLEELKKKNIERVIHTIRSEIVKFWEKCYYSPEQRQAFVPYHSDDLDEEVLFEHELELERLKQDFTEHGELYDAVSTWSSNWTLYQELEKKATDPSRFNNRGGNLLKEEKQRVDLQKSLPKLEKSLKAQIDQWEAAHCKEFRVNGQPFLQYVEDQWDQHRMEKEREKQERQMKKLKQTEEDLLYGTVIRTPTKRRIAGTPTPSKTRKLISTSSMCSSTPNTTLRSICSSPSMRPPLSSSKLGARTPARGRTPRGLERNKENISHLSGALRTMTASPHRNYSITSVASSYSEFARELSNSKSNVKTGVLNSTITH; encoded by the exons ATGAGGAAGAG TGAGATCCACGCTGCGGAGTCTGTCTCATATCTGAACAATGCTCTTGGTGAGCTGAAGGACATCTGGGAGGAGATCGGGATCCCAGAGGACCAGAGGCTGCAGCGCACGGACGCCGTTCACATGCACATCAAG AACCTGCTGGACATGATGATCGCAGAGGAGGAGGGGTTGAAGAAACGCTTGATGAGCAGTATTGAAGCATGCAGAAAAGAGGTGGCCAGCCTGTGTGATGAACTTCAGGTGCAGGAGTGTCAG GAGGAAGACGGTCTTACGATGCTTCAGTTGGAGAAGGATCTCCGTACGCAGGTCAAGATGATGCTGAAGGAGAAGAGTGGGCGTCAGAGCGAGCTGAAGTGTCTGATTCAGCAGGATCAAGATCTGTGTGATGTCCTGTGTGATGACCTCTTCCCTATCCACCCCGAACGAGTGCCGTCACAACAGCAGCTGCAGAACTACAGGGAACATATCAACGCCCGCAACCAGGAGAAG gaGCGTCGTCATGCCGAGTTTGTGGAAATGAAGCGTCAGGTCACAGTGTTGATGGAGGATTTGGAGCAGCATCCTGACACAACCTTTGAGAAAGACGCTGTGTGTGAGGATGAAGACGCTTTCTGCCTCTCTTTGGAAAACATCAGCTCACTTAAAGTGTTACTGCGGCAG CTGGAGAGCCGTAAAGCTGAAAGTGAAGCGCTGTGTGTGTCCATCCGTAGCCGTATTGAGGAATTGTGGGAGATGTTGCAGATTCCTgtggaagaaagagagagtcTGATGCAAAACACCCGCACTAGCACAAAGAGCAGATTGAACGCA CTGCAGGCAGAGCTTCAGCGATTGGAGGAgctgaagaagaaaaacattgaGCGTGTTATTCATACAATCCGATCAGAGATCGTCAAGTTTTGGGAGAAATGTTACTACAGCCCGGAGCAGAGACAAGCCTTCGTTCCTTATCACAGTG acGATCTGGACGAGGAGGTGTTGTTTGAACATGAGCTGGAGTTGGAACGATTAAAGCAGGATTTTACAGAACACGGTGAGCTGTATGACGCCGTTTCCACCTGGAGCAGCAACTGGACTCTCTATCAGGAGCTGGAG AAAAAAGCCACAGACCCGTCTCGCTTTAACAACAGAGGAGGAAACCTGCTGAAGGAGGAGAAACAGAGAGTCGACCTGCAGAAGAGTTTGCCGAAG ctggagaAGAGTCTGAAGGCTCAGATTGACCAGTGGGAAGCGGCGCACTGTAAGGAGTTCCGTGTGAACGGACAGCCGTTCCTGCAGTATGTGGAAGACCAGTGGGATCAACACCgtatggagaaagagagagaaaaacaggaACGG CAAATGAAGAAATTGAAGCAGACGGAGGAAGATCTGCTGTACGGCACCGTCATCAGAACCCCAACCAAGAGGAGAATCGCTGGAACCCCAACACCTAGCAAAACACGCAAG ctAATCTCCACCTCCAGCATGTGTAGCTCCACCCCCAACACGACACTCCGTTCCATATGCTCCTCCCCTTCTATGAGACCGCCCCTTTCCTCTAGCAAG TTGGGTGCGCGAACACCTGCTCGTGGCCGAACCCCTCGTGGTCTGGAGAGGAATAAGGAGAATATTTCTCATCTGAGCGGAGCTTTGCGCACAATGACCGCCAGCCCTCACAGAAACTACTCCATCACGTCCGTGGCCTCCTCCTACTCAGAGTTTGCA CGGGAGCTCTCAAATTCTAAATCCAATGTCAAGACTGGAGTTCTGAACTCAACCATCACGCACTGA
- the ubap1la gene encoding ubiquitin-associated protein 1-like isoform X2 → MAVLGEQQRKKRKAKKAPPSVSPTCPPFWLMFSSPQQSRMVRIRSAEFWELGPRPRSLSLSAADSHRPRPLRAVQFLIADTDCEGGSDDESSSTEEDDAHCRERPQSSGSQCLRCSVRQSQRGSTPRPAPSCAPPLHKARPSSASSLKDIRKPVPPALSQTPQGSPHSSRAPRRKPVVMRNSGRRNSHTLLQPRPSSAGPLPSARPQKPASNGVRPRTSAGLQDAPADLLCALSQEERDLLEAVTQQGYTLRTAILALQRTGPKSLDQILSYLTSCDRLCRLGYEKTQVEEALEMFQNCESKASEFLFLLAQFCEMGFQQSTIKEVLLVHENHKERALEELMTRSG, encoded by the exons ATGGCTGTATTGGGAGAACAGCAGCGGAAGAAAAGGAAGGCCAAAAAAGCGCCCCCGAGTGTGTCCCCTACTTGCCCACCATTTTGGCTGATGTTCAGCAGCCCACAGCAGAGCCGTATGGTGCGCATCAGAAGCGCAGAATTTTGGGAACTGGGCCCACGTCCCCGCAGCTTAAGCCTCAGCGCTGCTGACTcgcataggccccgcccactgcgGGCAGTCCAGTTCCTAATCGCCGACACAGACTGCGAGGGCGGCTCAGATGACGAGAGCTCGTCTACTGAGGAGGATGATGCTCATTGCAGAGAAAGACCGCAGAGCTCCGGCTCGCAGTGCCTGCGATGTTCTGTTCGTCAGAGCCAGCGAGGCTCCACCCCTCGCCCCGCCCCTTCCTGCGCCCCTCCACTCCACAAGGCCCGACCGAGCTCCGCCTCCTCTCTAAAAGACATACGGAAGCCTGTCCCCCCTGCCCTCAGCCAGACGCCGCAGGGCAGTCCTCACAGCTCCAGAGCCCCCCGCAGGAAGCCTGTCGTAATGAGAAACAGCGGGCGGCGGAACTCACACACCCTCCTACAGCCGAGACCCTCGTCCGCAGGACCGCTACCCTCAGCCAGGCCTCAGAAACCCGCCTCAAAt GGTGTGCGCCCGCGGACGTCCGCAGGGCTGCAGGACGCTCCAGCAGACCTGCTGTGTGCTTTGAGTCAAGAAGAAAGGGATCTTCTTGAAGCCGTTACACAACAAGGATACACACTGCGCACTGCCATACTAGCACTGCAGAGGACAGGACCCAAGAGCCTTGATCAG ATTTTGAGTTACCTGACTTCATGTGATCGTCTCTGTCGGCTGGGTTACGAGAAGACTCAGGTGGAAGAAGCTTTGGAGATGTTCCAGAACTGTGAGAGCAAA gCTTCAGAGTTCCTGTTTCTGCTGGCTCAGTTCTGTGAGATGGGTTTCCAGCAGAGCACCATTAAAGAAGTTTTACTGGTGCACGAGAACCATAAAGAGAGAGCCCTGGAGGAGCTTATGACCCGGAGCGGCTGA
- the syt12 gene encoding synaptotagmin-12 — protein sequence MSVQGQDISEYHLSVVLNPPGWEVCLYVFGFLVLFAVVIVNLWKLYKSGSFPTPSPYPNFHYRYLQEKYGSSHSEIRQKRVAASNQRRASSASRKPSLQLLDTPDGLRDLGTLELMSRELDQTGGTLNRSMSSESLCSISSVAQTFGHDFTVGQLEVTLELDTRASLLLVSLHQGKDLLEKEEENFPGCYITVTLVPQQISLGATQIQRNAFTVVFDERFSVPLDSVNLEENSLRFSTFAVDSDERNISAGVAELKLSDLDLPFRPFNAWLYLQDINKAVDAVGEILLSLSYLPTAERLTVVIAKAKNLVWTNGKTTADPFVKVYLLQDGRKISKKKTSIKRDDNNPIFNEAMIFSVPAIVLQDLSLRVTVAESTEDGRGENVGHVIIGPEASGMGITHWNQMLATLRKPVSMWHPLRRT from the exons ATGTCTGTACAGGGTCAGGATATTTCTGAATATCATCTGAGCG tggTGCTGAACCCGCCTGGCTGGgaagtgtgtttgtatgtgtttggGTTCCTGGTTCTGTTTGCTGTGGTTATAGTGAATCTGTGGAAGTTATATAAATCCGGCTCCTTCCCGACTCCCTCTCCGTACCCAAACTTCCACTACCGCTACCTGCAGGAGAAATATGGCTCCTCCCACTCTGAGATCAGACAGAAG CGTGTCGCAGCTTCCAACCAGCGGAGGGCATCCTCTGCGAGCCGAAAGCCGAGTCTCCAGCTGTTGGACACTCCAGATGGTCTTCGGGATCTTGGAACGCTGGAGCTGATGAGCCGAGAGCTGGATCAGACCGGAGGCACGCTGAATCGTTCCATGTCCTCTGAATCGCTGTGTTCCATCTCTTCCGTCGCTCAAACCTTCGGGCATGACTTTACGGTGGGACAGCTGGAGGTCACGCTGGAGCTGGACACTCGAGCTTCGCTTCTGCTCGTCTCACTGCACCAGGGTAAAGACCTGCTggagaaggaggaggagaaCTTCCCTGGATGTTACATCACCGTCACCCTGGTCCCTCAGCAGATCAGCCTGGGAGCCACACAG ATCCAGAGAAACGCCTTCACCGTGGTGTTTGACGAGCGGTTTTCCGTTCCTTTGGATTCAGTAAATCTGGAGGAGAACAGTCTGAGATTCTCCACCTTTGCTGTCGATTCAGACGAACGGAACATCAGTGCTGGAGTGGCAGAACTTAAACTGTCGGATCTGGACCTGCCGTTCCGGCCGTTTAACGCCTGGCTCTACCTGCAGGACATCAACAAG GCTGTGGATGCTGTCGGCGAGATCCTGTTGTCTCTCAGTTATTTGCCGACTGCAGAGCGTCTCACCGTGGTCATCGCCAAAGCCAAGAACCTGGTCTGGACTAATGGAAAGACCACAGCAG ATCCGTTTGTTAAGGTGTACCTGCTCCAGGATGGCAGGAAGATCAGTAAAAAAAAGACGTCCATAAAAAGGGATGATAACAACCCCATCTTCAATGAGGCTATGATCTTCTCAGTGCCAGCCATCGTCCTGCAG GATCTCTCTCTGAGAGTGACTGTCGCTGAGAGCACAGAGGACGGCCGTGGTGAAAACGTGGGTCATGTGATCATCGGACCAGAGGCCAGTGGAATGGGAATAACTCACTGGAACCAGATGCTGGCCACTTTGCGGAAACCAGTTTCAATGTGGCACCCGCTCCGGAGGACCTAA